In Bos taurus isolate L1 Dominette 01449 registration number 42190680 breed Hereford chromosome 9, ARS-UCD2.0, whole genome shotgun sequence, a single genomic region encodes these proteins:
- the C9H6orf58 gene encoding protein LEG1 homolog, giving the protein MLSLLAPSACVLVGCMFVSSAEVFSLSDQYLPLWNETPGQFSDYSVENGKYIIDPWVYPKRMGMYKILLNKTANYFEKFAPDNEQNFLWGLPLQHGWQYKTGRLVDPTRMTDCGYESGDRLCISVDSWWADMNYFLCALPFLAAVDSGIMGISSDQVLLLPPSKDQTKFCLNVSSCQSSFPSTMRKWNALYKHLQSPSSSFKDLLKYLWEAHVSSLKDGYKIFEDRLEYYSKPEAGFGKDWCVVLDYLAAASFPTIFSTVSEFQQALPPRVLVDGDKAPFISDFTDLQNIVLLGLNLLYKVDSSTGSLSLTIWKILMKTQAAKMLLLEIFEAILVIFNPTFLG; this is encoded by the exons ATGCTGTCTCTCCTTGCTCCTTCGGCCTGTGTGCTGGTTGGTTGCATGTTTGTTTCTTCAGCAGAAGTTTTTAGTCTCTCAGATCAGTATCTCCCACTGTGGAATGAGACTCCAGGTCAGTTCAGTGACTACAGTGTGGAGAATGGAAAGTACATTATTGATCCCTGGGTATACCCTAAGAGAATGGGCATGTATAAAATCCTCCTGAACAAGACAgccaattattttgaaaaattcgcACCAGATAATGAACAAAATTTTTTATGGGGATTACCTTTGCAGCATGGCTGGCAATATAAAACAG GCAGATTGGTTGATCCCACCCGAATGACAGACTGTGGCTATGAATCTGGAGATCGTTTGTGCATCTCTGTAGACAGTTGGTGGGCTG ATATGAATTACTTTCTCTGTGCACTGCCCTTCCTTGCTGCGGTTGATTCTGGCATAATGGGGATATCATCAGATCAAGTGCTGCTTTTGCCACCATCCAAGGACCAGACAAAGTTTTGTCTTAATGTTTCTAGTTGTCAGTCCTCCTTTCCTTCAACAATGAGGAAGTGGAATGCCCTTTACAAG CATTTGCAGTCACCTTCTAGTAGCTTCAAGGACTTATTGAAGTACTTGTGGGAGGCACATGTCTCAAGCTTGAAAGATGGTTACAAAATTTTTGAAGACAG GTTAGAATATTATTCTAAACCAGAAGCGGGTTTTGGGAAAGATTGGTGCGTGGTTCTGGACTATCTAGCTGCAGCCAGCTTTCCCACGATCTTCAGTACAGTATCTGAGTTCCAGCAGGCCCTGCCACCCCGAGTGCTTGTGGATGGGGACAAAGCTCCCTTCATCAGCGACTTTACTGACCTTCAGAACATAGTCCTGCTTGGTCTAAATCTTCTTTATAAAGTGGATAGCTCAACAG GTTCACTATCTTTAACTATATGGAAAATTTTAATGAAGACACAGGCTGCAAAGATGCTACTTCTAGAGATTTTTGAAGCTATTCTTGTAATCTTTAATCCAACATTTCTGGGATGA